TTTCGTACCACATGTCATTCTCCAGAAAATGAAGGCAAATtctgtttgaatatttcatatGAAGAACACTTGAGTACAAAAATACCACAGCATGAGTGATTATGTTGTTTGTGATGCAGTTCAAGATCAACAAGTTCTGACTAACTCACCTTCATTTGAACTTGGTGATTCATACTCTCAGAGCTCAACTGGAACTTGATAGCCTCTGCCTCCTCTCGGCCAGAGTCCTTGACACTCTGCATTTGTGTCGTGGCTttctccagctgctcctggagctCAGGGATAGTGTTTTGAAGTTTCTCCTTCTGTTTTATCTCCTCTTTCAGATTGGTATTCTCCTCTCGTAGTTGAAACATGCTCTCTCCTAGcctctccacctcttcctctagTTCTTCAATCTTGGCGGCGTCCCCCACCAAATACTCTCTGGCCTCCTCTTTTTCTGCACTGAGCTTACAGATGGTGATCCCCAGCTCGGCcatctctgtgtttgccctgtgCAGACCCTCTCGTATCTCGTTTGTCTCTGATACTGACCTGTCATTTTCTGCCTTGAGGGTTGAGAGCTGTTCTCGGAGAGCCGCCGAGGAGATAACTAACTCGGAGTGGGCGGCTACTTCTCTATCACGCTGCTCAATCAGggtctcttctctcttcctgcACTCCATAAGCTCTGCTACATGTTGCTGATTCAGTTTCTCTGTTTGAGCTTTAAGCTGCTCAGTCAGAGTCCTGAGCTCATCTCTTTGGGCCTCTGTCACCTCCAACTGTGTTCTGGATTTCAGCTTTTCCTCCTCAGATCTCTGCACTTGCACCCTAAGGTCCAGGATCTCTCCCTGGAGCCTGGCCACATCTTTCATGCTCACCTCCAGCTGGCCTTCAAGTAATGCCAGTTTGCCTGCCACTTCCTGGTTGTCCTTTGCTTGGACTGCGCTCCTCTCCAGCTGAGATTTCTCCATCACTTGCTTCTCACAGGTTAACCTTTGCATCACTTCTGACTGTTTAACTAACGCAGCTTCTGCATCAGATTTTGCAGTCTCCAGTTCCTTCTCTCTGGCCTCCAAAGCTTTTAACGTGGACTGCAGCGCAACAAGGTTCTTCTCTTTGCCTTCTAGCTGTGTCTCTTTGGCTTGTAGCTGCTCCTGAAGGCTTGCTTCATTCTTGCGGGATGCTCCTAAATTCTTCTCCAACTCTCCAATCTGACCGTGAACACTCTTCAGGTCGGCTTGCATGCGGCTCAGAGCTGCTTTCACCTTGTCCTGCTCCTCTCTCAGGCTCTGGTTCTCCTGCTCCAGTCGCTTTGATGTGTCCTCTGAGAGCTTTGCGGCGAGGTTTGCTCGCTGGAGATTCTCATCAAGCTTGCTGTTCTCCTCACGCAAATGCTTCTCTTTCTCATCCACTGTCATCTTGGTATCATCCAGCTGGCCGCGAAGCTGTTTCTCAGAAGCCCTCAGAGCTGCCAATTCTGCTTCAAGTACTGTTCTGTTTTCCGCCATCTCCTTCATCAGCTCCTCGTTTCTCTTCGACGTGGCCAGCAGTTTCTCATGGAGCTCAATCAGATTGGTGCACTGAGTCTTGTAGTTGTCTATCTTCACGGCCTGTTCCTTGACAGTCCCCTCCAGCTCAGCGAGGTTAGAGGTCAGTTTCACCCTCTCTGTGGTCAGGCCTTGGTTCTTAGCTTCTAGCTGATGTAGTGTCTCACAGATTGAGGTTAGCTCTGCCTCTTTTCTCTTCAGTTGCTCCTTAAGTGCAGTGACTTCTGCTTCTAGAGACACCTTTAATCCACCAGCCTTCTTCTGCATCTCATCTTTCTCTTGGTGCGCCTTCCttttcacctcctccacctcctcctccttctgttcTAGAGATCTTTGGAGATCCTGCAGCTGCCTCTGCAGGTTGCTTGCCTCCTTTTCTCTAACAGTCAAGGCCCCCTGCAGCTTATCAAGTGCGCTGCACTGCTCCTCCACTTTCATCGCCAACTTGGACTTCTCTTCAGATGCAGATGTGACCAATGCTTCGAGTTTTGTTTCACCATTCTTTGCAGCTGCCTCTTTGactctcagctcctcctccagcctttctgcctgtctctttGTATCCTCTGCTTGAGCCACAGCTTGCATCTTCCCTTTCTCTGCATCTTTCAATCTGTCCAGCAGCTCGTGTATCTTCTGAGCTGAATCAAAGTGACTGGTTGCTTGCTGGCCCTTCTCATTCAGAACCCCATCCAACTTGGCCATGAGCTCTATGTTCTTCCCTTCAGCTGCTGCCAGCTTCTCCTGAAGCAGTTGTTGCTCAGTCTCCCTGGCTTTTTCCACAGTCCTGAGTGCTTCCACCTCCATGGACAGCGCCATCTCTTTCCCCTGCAGAGCCTTGAATTCTCCCTGCaatccctgctgctgctcttggAGAGTGAGGGACACATCTAGCTGCCTCTGGAGCTCCACGACTACCCCCCTGAGCTCAGCTGACTCGTCGCCCCAGCTGCTTCATCTTATCTTCGAGCTCTCGCTGGTTCAGCTCGGACTGGTCTAGCGCTAGACGAAGGTTCTCAACTGTGCCGTCATCTTCTGTGCAAACAGGCAGAGACTCATTCAGGTCGTTCAGCAGACCCTGGCCGTAGTCAGGACTGTAGGGGAATTCAGGAGCTTGCTGGATAGttggaaaaagaacaaaacagaggAAGTGTGATGAGCTTCATATAATAATTTGTAGCTATGATTAAATGAAAGGATGTTATTAGAGAGATATATCAGTTACCTGGGAGTAGGTGCTGGCTAAACTATTAATGCTTGAGCTACGACTCGGTGGCTTCCACATGTGTCCGGGTGAATTTGCACTTCCCAGTGTCCGCCTGTTAATCAGAAAAGAAACCTCAATTAAATCTGTACCTCATTTGAGAAAACACGAGCTCAAATctccacacactgacacacttgtTTTAACTTACTGATGCTGCTTCACATATCTGACACATTTTTTGGTTGTTTCAATGTGCTTCAAATTGGGTTCTGACAATCTATTGTGTTTGTTACCTTGCAAAAGTTGGCCAGGAGGCATCGAGATCATGTCCTCTTGAAGCTACATCAAACTGAACTTCATTCAGTTCGTACAGGTGATTGATTATGTCAACACTGAGGTGAGGCTTCAAGAAGGGGCTTCTTGCATAGTACCAGTCACTGcagcaaaagagaaaaagcAGTGGTTAAATTAAGACACTGAAGAAGGGGTAGAGACATTGAactgggcaaaaaaaaaagttggctCATATTTACTTCCTGGGAAATAAGCCTTAGTTAGTTTTTAACAGCTTCTACTATCACAACATGGGCTAAAGATTATTCTTAAAACTTATGTTTCAAGCTCATTACCATCAGACTCACATTAAAATTGATGCTTCTTTATGGCCTACAAAAGGAGACAAGACCATCACTTCAATGATTTCTTCTTCCcatatagttatttttaataacTGTAATCATACCACGGCTTAGTGTAAGACAAAGCAAGTCACAACATGCAGACCAGAAGTGCCATTTCTTTCATTTACAGCATTCGTTCACAGTGAGTGATTCGCAGGTCAGCTCAAAGATAgcaggtgattttttttgggcTATATGTGCgagacaaaatcagcaaacgGATAAAGGTACCGCTTTGTCAGAGATTGAACAAAGTCGGACAGAAATTGACGGGGGTCGCCAAGAACGACTCATAGTGAAAGTTTCTCATAGTAGCTTTAAAGCTATTGATATGAAGTGTATGCCTATTTATAGGACTTGTTttcaatgtcatttttaatgcctgaaactgctctgagggggtaggtgtcagagcaGATGATTggcatctcgctttagaaacacccttttttcatggcaaataatcacattgtgtgataaatctaaattttaaaagaCAGTAGGGTGAGGTTATTATCTGAAGACAcacattttgcatgtacaggacaagagataagaggtatcactttgtccacaagggggcgttagaatcgatacaaaccaaaagttcctcacagcagctttaagtattttggGATTTGGCCAGATTTTAAATTCAACGGGAGGAATCATTTCAATATATTTCCAATACAGAGCTGTGTCTGTCATCATCTTTCTCTTCACTCATGGCAGTTACTTTGTGACTTGGCAATATGTCTCCGTCTTCCCAGGTCATTGTTTATGATTCACACCCACAAACTATTGTAACCATCTCACATCTGAATCgctttgtgtttttcatactgtgtatttgtttaataacctggtgcaatatattttatgttattatttccTATTATTTCCCCAATTCTCAATAAATTATATCTAATCTTGTCCTGTGCTTTCTCCTCaagttcctttatttatttatttacttacttaaaaACTATTTTTGCCCTGTATTTTAATTTGGTAATCTGTGTGGATTTTTATGTCATATTTGCATGTGTGGATCAAAGAAAGAGTTGCTACATTGCCAGTGGCTGATGAGGATCCAAAGAACTCaataacaaaaaattaaaaaattaaaattctttaaatgaaaagaggaaaatatATGGAGAtcttaattttaattaaatacattttgtatTGAGATGTtaggcagaaaaaaaatagcAGGCTACctctttaagtgtttttaagaGGTGTTGTCAACATGCATACAGTACAGAGCTGCAACCTGGAAAGTTCCTCAGTACCAAAGTGAATCAGTATAGGCAAATAACTTGTAGTTGTGTGGACAAAACCATTCAGGGTAGACTACTCTCATGGAAATGTAAATATTCTAAGTCTTGTGGCAGTCTTTATCTACTCCTCACTGAACAGCTTCCTTACCTTCCAAGCTACAGTTTGTGGTAAATAGTAGCAATTAGCAGAACAGGCTAATACCATTAATAAGAATGTTTAAATCAGTGTATAATCAATGAACATAACTTAGAAAGagtcttttatatctacataaggGAGCGTTTTGATCTAGTATCTGACCGCCACATGTTCTTAAGCATTCACATTTCTACAGACTATTCCTTTAAAGCTGGGTCACATCACTCCAGCACTGAGGTCTTTACACTGGCTCCTTGTCTGCCTGATTTTAAAATACTACTGCTGGTTTATTAAGCATTGATACATTGGTGATTTTCTCATTGGGTATGAACCATCCAGTCTGTTCAGGTCATCTGGGACAGGTCTACTTTCTGTTTCCAGAGTCTGAATCAAACTTGAGAAGCAGTTTTTACTGCTCGAAATATCTGGGGGAAAAAACCCAGAGAACACCAcgatgtcatgagttgatgtttagtttagttttttcgtTGTGTTacatgccttggtttctcccagcgtttattctgtattagttatccttgtcccccttgtgtgtttagtgaccCATGTCTCTtgatgtattttcttgtgtttcttagtcttgtcttgtgttctctgtttttgtagttcttgatcccctTTGTGTCCAgtttggttttacttcctgcccttgtgtgtttccctccttttttgattacccacattagtttcacctgtgttccgtgttccacacctgtgtctATACTCTGTGTAttcagttcctctgtttcccctgtcctgtcgTGGATCATTGTACGTCTTTCTTGTATTCTGTGTGTAAGTCTTCTTGTGTTCCTAGTGTTTCCGTATCCAAGTTTGTATGTACCTTTTGCTCTTTCATTattacatctttattttctgcacatgggtcctcctcagtTATCCCCCAATGTGACACAGGTCTGTTGAACTTCTCAGTTCCTTTAAATTCAGGTGAAAGAGTCACATGTTCACAGTTGTTTTTACTAAATTATTTAATTCCTATTTCTATTGTTTAGTACTGCATTGTAGCTGTTGTTCCTGTATTTTAAAACTGCCTTATCATATTTAAACCTTCTGTTATTTGccttttttgcttttaatgtctCACTTAAATGACTGAATATCTTCTTTCACTGTGTTTTCTGACCTGTCATTGTGTGATGCAAtgaactttataaataaacttgccttgccttgtctaCCTATGAGGAACCTTCTATTTCTGTCTGTAGTTGTGATCTCAGTTGACAAAGGAGTACATTTTATCTGTTTGCCGATCCTTTCCTCCACATGCCCAGACAATGTTTGGTATGATAATAAATCTCCTCTCATCTTTGAGATGACTATCATATTGCTCATTGAACTTCTGAGATGGGAATGTAAACTAAAGTACTTTCAGTCTACGTGCAGTAAGT
The genomic region above belongs to Notolabrus celidotus isolate fNotCel1 chromosome 2, fNotCel1.pri, whole genome shotgun sequence and contains:
- the LOC117832262 gene encoding LOW QUALITY PROTEIN: FYVE and coiled-coil domain-containing protein 1-like (The sequence of the model RefSeq protein was modified relative to this genomic sequence to represent the inferred CDS: inserted 3 bases in 3 codons; deleted 2 bases in 2 codons; substituted 1 base at 1 genomic stop codon) gives rise to the protein MAAGATAGESQLQRIIRDLHDAVAELAKEYRESGXPITDDSTNLHKFSYKLEYLLQFDQKKKDHISWYKEDYWEYFSDCLAKVKGANDGIRFVKSITELKTSVGKGRAFIRYSLVHQRLADTLXQCLMNQRVTSDWYYARSPFLKPHLSVDIINHLYELNEVQFDVASRGHDLDASWPTFARRTLGSANSPGHMWKPPSRSSSINSLASTYSQQAPEFPYSPDYGQGLLNDLNESLPVCTEDDGTVENLRLALDQSELNQRELEDKMKQLGDESAELRGVVVELQRQLDVSLTLQEQQQGLQGEFKALQGKEMALSMEVEALRTVEKARETEQQLLQEKLAAAEGKNIELMAKLDGVLNEKGQQATSHFDSAQKIHELLDRLKDAEKGKMQAVAQAEDTKRQAERLEEELRVKEAAAKNGETKLEALVTSASEEKSKLAMKVEEQCSALDKLQGALTVREKEASNLQRQLQDLQRSLEQKEEEVEEVKRKAHQEKDEMQKKAGGLKVSLEAEVTALKEQLKRKEAELTSICETLHQLEAKNQGLTTERVKLTSNLAELEGTVKEQAVKIDNYKTQCTNLIELHEKLLATSKRNEELMKEMAENRTVLEAELAALRASEKQLRGQLDDTKMTVDEKEKHLREENSKLDENLQRANLAAKLSEDTSKRLEQENQSLREEQDKVKAALSRMQADLKSVHGQIGELEKNLGASRKNEASLQEQLQAKETQLEGKEKNLVALQSTLKALEAREKELETAKSDAEAALVKQSEVMQRLTCEKQVMEKSQLERSAVQAKDNQEVAGKLALLEGQLEVSMKDVARLQGEILDLRVQVQRSEEEKLKSRTQLEVTEAQRDELRTLTEQLKAQTEKLNQQHVAELMECRKREETLIEQRDREVAAHSELVISSAALREQLSTLKAENDRSVSETNEIREGLHRANTEMAELGITICKLSAEKEEAREYLVGDAAKIEELEEEVERLGESMFQLREENTNLKEEIKQKEKLQNTIPELQEQLEKATTQMQSVKDSGREEAEAIKFQLSSESMNHQVQMKNTNEQLDKVKAQLQEELENVSSLQARVSELEAVNEQYLHLSCEKDAHITKTEITIRESESELQHLRDAVTRAEEAQHAVQKDCEELRQQLNTTEAAKQTECLKLTAEIDDLNRTKTNLEERLIELIRDKDALWQKSDALEXEQKLRAEERWWSDKETTHCLTCKGQFTWYLRRHHCRLCGRIFCYYCSNNFVMTKHSGKKERCCKECYTQNSAVVERFTEAEMSASDSQPPPPGAGPEPPSEPAPYKPTPRVTVNPINLXLPSVKPKYQADDGAYDIITEEEVNGVYDSDSTSQTTAGSIEGEQDQRTPGALDLSTGDVTPDDTEEHISTVQDSEINLLRSGEVTVAVPLSIEDISQFGDGSRELFIKSSCYSVITVAVGDSGPTISWMFSSEPKSISFSVVYRESADTQVEQSKVLIPLTRCNSHKETIQGQLKVRQPGLYTLIFDNSFSRFLSYFILYHLTMEKPIIYDGSDFP